The Reinekea marina region GCTACGTACATTTTGATGACGATCGCAGTAAATTGGAAAATATGTTGTTTTAATAGATCCGTTAGATGGCTCTTCAAATATCGATGTGAATGTTTCGGTGGCACCATTTTCTCGGTTTACCGCCGTTTATCACCAATGGGTGAACCAGTGACCGAGGCTGACTTTCTGCAGCCTGGTGACCAGCAAGTGGCTGCGGGTTACGTGATTTATGGGTCTTCGACTATGTTGGTTTACAGTACGGGTAATGGCGTACATGGTTTCACATACGACCCAAGCTTAGGTATTTTTTGTTTATCACACGAGAATATGTGTTATCCAGAAAACGGTACCATTTATTCGGTGAACGAAGGCAACTACGTGCACTTTCATGATGGCGTTAAGCAATACATTAAATACTGCCAGATGGAAGATGCAAAAACGAATCGCCCATATACCAGCCGATACATTGGTTCATTGGTGTCGGATTTCCACAGGAATTTGATAAAAGGCGGAATATTTTTATACCCCGCTTCATCATTACACCCAACGGGCAAGTTGAGGTT contains the following coding sequences:
- a CDS encoding class 1 fructose-bisphosphatase codes for the protein ATYILMTIAVNWKICCFNRSVRWLFKYRCECFGGTIFSVYRRLSPMGEPVTEADFLQPGDQQVAAGYVIYGSSTMLVYSTGNGVHGFTYDPSLGIFCLSHENMCYPENGTIYSVNEGNYVHFHDGVKQYIKYCQMEDAKTNRPYTSRYIGSLVSDFHRNLIKGGIFLYPASSLHPTGKLRLLYECNPMAFLAEQAGGVAISGVESRTLELEPSELHQRVPFFVGSKNMVNKLERFLREFT